In Streptomyces puniciscabiei, a single genomic region encodes these proteins:
- a CDS encoding ArsA family ATPase, translating into MRTILITGPGGSGRTTVAAATALRAAGEGTRTLLLSADRTDTLGAALGSAAGPVPEEAAAHLDTWRPDAAERFREDLTAFQARAANVLDLLGAARLDAEEVTPLPGAEELSFLRAVRDAALSERYDLLVVDLPPLPQALALLGLPEELRRYLRRLLPPERQAARALRPVLGRLAGVPMPSDWLYETAARWDVELAAVEAVLTDRNTAVRLVAEPGPAGADAVRTAGLGLALRGLRTEALIANRALPETDPDSLLAGLLAQQRKTLADWQERPYDVHLVPHLGHDPRGTDDLAALAVPPVNPSPAPVEWPVTDRIAQDGVLVWHIPLPGAIRDELDLIRRGDELVITVGPFRRIVPLPSALRRCTVAGAGLREGELRIRFAPDPDLWPTTGR; encoded by the coding sequence ATGCGCACCATCCTGATCACGGGCCCGGGCGGCAGCGGCCGTACGACCGTCGCTGCCGCCACCGCACTGCGCGCCGCAGGCGAAGGCACCCGCACCCTCCTGCTGAGTGCCGACCGCACCGACACCCTCGGCGCCGCGCTGGGCTCCGCGGCAGGGCCGGTGCCGGAAGAAGCCGCGGCGCACCTCGACACCTGGCGCCCCGACGCCGCCGAACGCTTCCGGGAGGACCTCACCGCCTTCCAGGCCCGTGCCGCCAACGTTCTCGACCTGCTCGGCGCCGCCCGGCTGGACGCCGAGGAGGTCACCCCGCTGCCCGGCGCCGAGGAGCTGTCCTTCCTGCGAGCCGTGCGGGACGCGGCACTGTCGGAGCGGTACGACCTGCTCGTGGTGGACCTCCCGCCCCTTCCGCAGGCCCTCGCCCTGCTCGGCCTCCCCGAGGAGCTGCGCCGCTATCTGCGCCGGCTGCTCCCGCCCGAGCGGCAGGCGGCCCGCGCCCTGCGCCCGGTCCTCGGCCGGCTGGCCGGCGTGCCGATGCCCTCCGACTGGCTGTACGAGACGGCCGCCCGCTGGGACGTCGAACTCGCCGCCGTCGAGGCCGTCCTCACCGACCGGAACACCGCCGTACGCCTGGTCGCCGAACCCGGCCCGGCCGGCGCCGACGCCGTACGGACCGCCGGCCTCGGCCTCGCCCTGCGCGGCCTGCGCACCGAGGCCCTGATCGCCAACCGCGCCCTGCCCGAGACCGACCCGGACAGCCTGCTCGCCGGGCTCCTCGCCCAGCAGCGCAAGACCCTCGCCGACTGGCAGGAGCGGCCGTACGACGTCCACCTCGTCCCGCACCTCGGCCACGACCCGCGCGGCACCGACGACCTCGCCGCCCTCGCCGTGCCGCCCGTCAACCCGTCGCCCGCCCCGGTCGAGTGGCCCGTCACCGACCGGATCGCCCAGGACGGCGTGCTGGTCTGGCACATCCCGCTGCCCGGGGCGATACGGGACGAGCTGGACCTGATCCGGCGCGGCGACGAACTCGTGATCACCGTGGGCCCGTTCCGGCGTATCGTCCCGCTGCCCTCCGCCCTGCGCCGCTGCACAGTCGCCGGGGCCGGCCTGCGCGAGGGCGAGCTGCGCATCCGCTTCGCCCCGGACCCCGACCTGTGGCCCACAACCGGACGGTGA
- a CDS encoding DUF5304 domain-containing protein translates to MSEERPASDSHQGYEEPGRATDADAWATACAEDLAAEKARRRAEYGPQPGSAAEELKKLVDTVADKLSGLQSPLLGSLAGPAAQQMVRQVVQQAKAAVEPVIDRNPDVFDHLAAAGGELLAAYRSAVQAQERRWTARTADDLTREGPDDRRDGGEGTGPGERIDLD, encoded by the coding sequence ATGAGCGAAGAGCGTCCCGCATCCGACTCGCACCAGGGATATGAGGAACCGGGGCGGGCGACCGACGCCGACGCCTGGGCCACGGCCTGCGCCGAGGACCTCGCCGCCGAGAAGGCCCGCCGCCGCGCGGAGTACGGCCCCCAGCCGGGCTCGGCCGCGGAGGAACTGAAGAAACTCGTGGACACGGTGGCCGACAAGCTGTCCGGCCTCCAGTCACCGCTCCTCGGCAGCCTCGCCGGACCCGCCGCCCAGCAGATGGTGCGCCAGGTCGTCCAGCAGGCCAAGGCCGCCGTCGAACCCGTCATCGACCGCAACCCGGACGTCTTCGACCACCTGGCCGCGGCCGGCGGCGAACTGCTCGCCGCCTACCGATCCGCGGTCCAGGCCCAGGAGCGCCGCTGGACCGCCCGCACCGCCGACGACCTGACCCGCGAGGGGCCGGACGACCGGCGGGACGGGGGCGAGGGCACCGGTCCGGGGGAGCGGATCGACCTGGACTGA